The following proteins are co-located in the Paenibacillus sp. JNUCC32 genome:
- a CDS encoding ABC transporter permease subunit, translating to MKAVFKYKTLYFMMLPILAYFLIFSFYPLARGLAISFQDYRLIGDRPFIGFDNYLRVLKDPVFWEVFQNTIVIGAGGFIINFFLPLILALSLNEVASAWFKKMTQMIVYLPHLFSWVVVGGMWILLLSPDTGIVNQIIQLFGGQSVGFLSSDRYARTVMILTSGWKEMGYTCIMYLAAIVNINPSLYEAASMDGASRWQKVRYVTVPMLRSTMKVVIMLNVLGILRLFDQIFVMSNGAIAKKVDVIMMYTYQKGILEFSVGPATAAGFLVILATFTLTYVTRAVIRYDEG from the coding sequence GTGAAAGCCGTATTCAAATACAAAACTCTATATTTTATGATGCTTCCCATCCTGGCCTATTTCCTCATCTTTTCCTTTTATCCGCTGGCCCGGGGACTTGCCATCAGCTTTCAAGATTACCGGCTGATCGGTGACCGGCCCTTTATCGGTTTCGATAACTATCTGAGGGTACTGAAGGATCCGGTGTTTTGGGAAGTTTTTCAAAATACGATCGTGATCGGCGCGGGAGGCTTTATCATCAACTTCTTTTTGCCGCTGATTCTTGCGCTCTCCTTAAATGAAGTGGCTTCCGCCTGGTTCAAAAAAATGACCCAGATGATTGTCTATTTACCTCATTTATTCTCTTGGGTGGTCGTAGGCGGGATGTGGATTCTGCTGTTGTCTCCGGATACAGGCATCGTGAACCAGATCATTCAGCTATTCGGCGGCCAGTCGGTCGGGTTCCTCTCTTCGGATCGTTATGCCCGCACCGTCATGATCCTTACTTCAGGTTGGAAGGAGATGGGATATACCTGCATTATGTACCTGGCCGCCATCGTAAACATTAATCCCTCGCTGTATGAGGCTGCTAGCATGGACGGCGCCAGTCGCTGGCAGAAGGTCCGTTACGTCACCGTTCCGATGCTTCGTTCCACCATGAAAGTGGTCATCATGTTAAATGTATTGGGTATCCTGCGTTTGTTCGATCAAATATTCGTGATGAGTAATGGCGCCATTGCCAAGAAAGTTGACGTCATTATGATGTACACCTATCAAAAAGGGATATTGGAATTTAGCGTTGGACCTGCAACGGCGGCCGGCTTCCTGGTGATTTTGGCAACATTCACGCTGACGTATGTAACAAGAGCGGTGATCCGCTATGATGAAGGGTGA
- a CDS encoding extracellular solute-binding protein, which translates to MVSLVKRIKIMSAIMAVSLFGGLLAGCSPNAGSSSTQEGGNAASQAASNAEERTLKIMTGVIGGKTPEENTQFEQEIERLTGIKVTMNKPAADYDQKLLAAIASGEKFDLLQISKEKMSTFIDQGILTPLTDQVNGSKVLSDPNVIPAKEWEQVKTKDGEIYGVFTKYQGGTMPIVRKDWLDKLNLPEPETLDDYYTVLKAFTEQDPDGNGKKDTYGLSTAGMYELQGFFSAAGLKQRYVETADGKLDVPYSTDAAIPVYEWLNKLFEEGILDPNFTTNDTGKMRDLFLADRVGMITYWDAWVGMLNNTRHEQDPNTEFEAKGLPGAADANGNHMLRRGDPDVWVIPVNAEHPKTAFEFIEWWHSEEGITLGSLGIKDVDYTVDNGKFTLTQTGKEHASDHGVPFWYNRNVEAPFGKLPGVQEAQDLVDQYAALEMTPSHWADAEKIINEHSFKAIMGEMPAADAVKKMREALKAGGYID; encoded by the coding sequence GTGGTTAGCTTGGTAAAAAGAATCAAGATCATGAGTGCAATCATGGCTGTATCTCTGTTCGGCGGGCTGCTTGCGGGTTGTTCCCCGAACGCCGGCAGCAGTAGCACACAGGAAGGCGGCAATGCCGCGTCCCAAGCTGCATCGAATGCCGAAGAACGCACGCTCAAAATCATGACGGGTGTCATCGGCGGCAAAACGCCTGAGGAGAATACGCAGTTCGAGCAGGAAATCGAGCGTCTAACCGGCATCAAGGTTACGATGAACAAGCCGGCTGCCGACTATGACCAGAAGCTGCTGGCAGCCATCGCTTCCGGGGAAAAGTTCGATCTGCTGCAGATCAGCAAGGAGAAAATGTCCACGTTCATTGATCAAGGAATTCTTACACCGTTGACCGATCAAGTGAACGGCTCCAAGGTGCTTTCGGATCCCAATGTCATTCCGGCCAAGGAGTGGGAACAAGTCAAGACGAAGGATGGCGAGATCTACGGCGTGTTCACCAAGTACCAAGGAGGAACGATGCCGATCGTTCGCAAGGACTGGCTGGACAAATTAAATCTGCCCGAGCCTGAAACGCTGGACGATTATTACACCGTCCTCAAAGCTTTCACCGAACAAGATCCGGACGGCAACGGCAAAAAAGACACGTACGGACTCAGCACGGCCGGCATGTACGAACTGCAGGGCTTCTTCAGCGCCGCAGGCCTGAAACAGCGATATGTCGAAACCGCTGACGGCAAGCTGGACGTTCCGTATTCCACGGATGCGGCCATCCCGGTTTATGAATGGCTGAACAAGCTGTTTGAGGAAGGCATTCTGGATCCGAACTTCACCACGAATGACACCGGTAAAATGCGCGACCTGTTCCTTGCCGATCGCGTCGGCATGATTACGTATTGGGACGCTTGGGTGGGCATGCTGAACAACACGCGCCATGAACAAGACCCGAATACGGAATTCGAAGCGAAGGGCTTGCCGGGTGCAGCCGATGCGAACGGCAACCACATGCTGCGCAGGGGCGATCCGGACGTATGGGTTATACCCGTTAATGCGGAGCATCCGAAAACAGCTTTCGAATTCATTGAATGGTGGCATTCCGAGGAAGGGATAACCCTGGGCAGCTTAGGCATCAAGGATGTGGATTACACGGTTGACAACGGCAAGTTTACGCTGACGCAAACCGGTAAAGAGCATGCTTCCGATCATGGCGTTCCTTTCTGGTACAACCGTAATGTCGAAGCGCCTTTCGGTAAACTGCCGGGCGTGCAGGAAGCGCAGGATCTCGTCGATCAATACGCTGCTTTGGAAATGACGCCTTCCCATTGGGCAGATGCCGAGAAGATCATCAATGAACATTCCTTCAAAGCGATCATGGGCGAGATGCCGGCAGCCGACGCCGTAAAGAAAATGCGGGAAGCACTTAAAGCCGGCGGGTATATCGATTAA